In Candidatus Krumholzibacteriia bacterium, the following are encoded in one genomic region:
- a CDS encoding DUF92 domain-containing protein — protein sequence MTDVATTWATAVAVNLVLGGLAWWRGAVSRSGFVGGALIGTLILALGGGGAYLTLCAFFVVGTAATRLGYSRKARAGLAQEERGRRGSRHALANCATGTVLAVSMAFWPAIAPAVGLVAAFATAASDTLGSEIGQLYGRRPYLPTTFRPVPPGTEGAVSLEGTLAGVLGSTALGALGWASGMFPPLGIGVVVIAAFVGTTVESYVGAIWGREARIGNEAMNFLNTLVGAAVAVLIVWPLGWGRP from the coding sequence GTGACCGACGTCGCAACGACCTGGGCGACGGCCGTGGCCGTGAACCTCGTGCTCGGGGGACTGGCCTGGTGGCGAGGTGCCGTCAGCCGGAGCGGGTTCGTCGGCGGTGCCCTGATCGGGACGCTGATCCTCGCACTGGGAGGGGGCGGCGCCTATCTCACCCTGTGCGCCTTCTTCGTCGTGGGAACGGCAGCCACGCGCCTGGGCTACTCGAGGAAGGCCCGTGCGGGGCTGGCCCAGGAGGAGAGGGGACGACGGGGAAGTCGGCACGCCCTGGCGAACTGCGCGACGGGGACCGTCCTCGCGGTGTCCATGGCGTTCTGGCCCGCGATCGCTCCGGCGGTGGGCCTCGTGGCGGCCTTCGCGACCGCCGCGAGCGACACCCTGGGCAGTGAGATCGGTCAGTTGTACGGCCGGCGCCCCTACCTTCCGACCACGTTCCGGCCCGTGCCTCCCGGGACCGAGGGCGCCGTGTCCCTCGAGGGCACACTGGCGGGCGTCCTGGGGTCGACGGCCCTCGGAGCACTCGGTTGGGCGAGTGGGATGTTCCCACCCCTCGGAATCGGTGTGGTCGTGATCGCCGCGTTCGTGGGGACCACCGTCGAGAGCTACGTCGGGGCGATCTGGGGCCGCGAGGCCCGGATCGGGAACGAGGCGATGAATTTCCTGAACACGCTGGTGGGTGCAGCGGTCGCGGTGCTCATCGTGTGGCCGCTGGGCTGGGGGCGTCCGTGA
- a CDS encoding AAA family ATPase, translated as MYEQHFGFHTMPFRVVPSPSFLFPSDTHEESRARILYGIRENRGFVVVTGAVGLGKTTVLLSVLEELEDSLEIALVVHPVQSFRELLRLVCLEFGVQFASDDEVTMLWELNLFLVERLSEGKNCVLMIDEAQNLPVEVLERVRTLSNLQTESSSLLQIVLVGQPELRTNLDDPRLPQLRQRVGVWHEIGPLDREDTRSYIRHRLRLAGASAPEELAPESVCDRVFSATRGIPRLVNQVCDTALVIAYGRDRKVLGTDHVDEARRELRLDVAPAPKAPNAKAAAVEAPDPAPSPPETVPADSPTATRRHQWLPPVAAVVILALLVLAAFRFGFVPDWPLSWATASDESGSEVEVVAPDPTPAAAQSAATRSVPESWLASVSDVRSWREQGRPVYTAYVASFRDPDAVARFADDLVVENEDWTVPLFVETTGDDPPWHRVYGGAYADRSDAQRFARKIKQDGSVDFAHVKRLAPTAEDILPSVFTAPAESNPGESG; from the coding sequence ATGTACGAACAACACTTCGGATTCCACACCATGCCTTTCCGGGTCGTTCCGAGCCCGTCGTTCCTGTTCCCGTCGGACACGCACGAGGAGAGCCGGGCGCGGATCCTGTACGGAATCCGGGAGAACCGCGGATTCGTGGTCGTGACCGGTGCCGTCGGGCTGGGCAAGACCACGGTCTTGCTGTCGGTGCTGGAGGAACTCGAGGACTCGCTCGAGATCGCGCTCGTGGTTCATCCGGTGCAGTCGTTCCGCGAGCTCCTGCGGCTCGTCTGCCTCGAGTTCGGAGTGCAGTTCGCCTCCGACGACGAGGTGACGATGCTCTGGGAGCTGAATCTCTTCCTGGTCGAACGGTTGTCCGAGGGCAAGAACTGCGTGCTGATGATCGACGAGGCGCAGAATCTGCCGGTCGAGGTCCTCGAGCGGGTCCGGACCCTGAGCAACCTGCAGACCGAGAGTTCGTCGTTGCTGCAGATCGTGCTCGTGGGCCAGCCCGAGCTGAGGACGAATCTCGACGACCCGCGTTTGCCGCAGCTCCGTCAGCGGGTCGGCGTGTGGCACGAGATCGGCCCATTGGACCGCGAGGACACCCGGAGCTACATCCGGCATCGCCTGAGGCTGGCCGGGGCGAGCGCACCCGAGGAACTGGCCCCGGAGTCCGTCTGCGATCGAGTCTTCTCGGCCACCCGCGGAATTCCCCGGCTGGTGAACCAGGTCTGCGACACCGCACTGGTGATCGCCTACGGACGCGACAGGAAGGTCCTCGGGACCGACCACGTCGACGAGGCCCGGCGCGAGTTGCGGCTGGACGTTGCGCCCGCTCCGAAGGCGCCGAACGCGAAGGCGGCGGCGGTCGAGGCACCCGATCCGGCCCCGTCCCCGCCCGAAACGGTCCCGGCCGACTCCCCGACGGCGACACGTCGGCACCAGTGGCTGCCGCCGGTCGCCGCGGTCGTGATCCTGGCACTGTTGGTGCTCGCTGCCTTCCGATTCGGGTTCGTGCCGGACTGGCCGCTGTCGTGGGCCACCGCGTCCGACGAGTCGGGGTCCGAGGTCGAGGTGGTGGCCCCCGATCCGACTCCGGCCGCCGCGCAGAGCGCCGCGACGCGATCCGTGCCGGAGTCCTGGCTCGCGTCGGTGTCCGACGTCCGGTCCTGGCGCGAACAGGGGCGTCCCGTCTACACCGCCTACGTGGCGAGTTTCCGCGACCCCGATGCGGTCGCCCGGTTCGCGGACGACCTCGTCGTCGAGAACGAGGACTGGACCGTCCCCCTCTTCGTCGAGACCACCGGAGACGACCCACCCTGGCACCGCGTCTACGGTGGCGCCTACGCCGACCGCTCGGACGCCCAGCGTTTCGCCAGGAAGATCAAACAGGACGGAAGTGTGGACTTCGCACACGTGAAGAGACTGGCGCCCACGGCCGAGGACATCCTACCTTCGGTGTTCACGGCTCCCGCCGAATCCAACCCGGGAGAGTCGGGATGA
- a CDS encoding CpsD/CapB family tyrosine-protein kinase, translated as MSSIREALKRAERERRARLVGDDSPPSHATAVPEADPVSAVPEAAPARRSDPTPADLRVVHPNPVPLVEVPIELTEELGRFRHAVESALPQPHRTVAMTSANGGEGTTTLTVLLGTSLAVRDGRKTCIVDANFKSPRASNVFGLLGQPGYSDYCTGKAELSRVLRRTESPDLFVMGIGTDVLNPSLVLSHERARGLASELGQRFDYVLFDCGPALTTAETTQVAATVDGTVLVVRAHRTKREVLAKAEKMVRLGGGSVIGAVLNRRHFPIPEQIYRRL; from the coding sequence ATGAGCAGTATCCGTGAGGCCCTCAAGCGCGCCGAGCGAGAGCGCCGCGCGCGCCTGGTGGGCGACGATTCCCCGCCATCGCACGCCACTGCCGTACCCGAGGCCGATCCGGTCTCGGCGGTGCCCGAGGCAGCGCCTGCCCGTCGATCCGATCCCACGCCCGCGGATCTGCGGGTCGTCCATCCGAACCCGGTTCCGCTCGTCGAGGTCCCGATCGAGCTGACCGAGGAGCTCGGACGGTTCCGGCACGCCGTCGAGAGCGCACTGCCGCAGCCGCACCGCACCGTGGCCATGACGAGTGCCAACGGAGGTGAGGGGACGACCACGCTCACGGTGCTCCTGGGAACCAGCCTGGCCGTCCGTGACGGGCGGAAGACCTGCATCGTCGATGCGAACTTCAAGTCGCCGCGTGCGAGCAATGTCTTCGGCCTGCTCGGTCAGCCCGGCTACTCGGACTACTGCACCGGGAAGGCGGAGCTGAGTCGCGTGTTGCGACGTACCGAGTCTCCCGATCTGTTCGTCATGGGAATCGGCACCGACGTCCTCAATCCTTCCCTGGTGCTCAGTCACGAGCGGGCCCGAGGGCTCGCGTCCGAACTCGGACAGCGTTTCGACTACGTCCTGTTCGATTGCGGTCCGGCGCTGACGACCGCCGAGACCACGCAGGTGGCGGCCACGGTCGACGGCACGGTGCTCGTCGTCCGCGCCCATCGGACCAAGCGTGAAGTGCTGGCCAAGGCGGAGAAGATGGTTCGCCTCGGCGGAGGAAGCGTGATCGGCGCCGTGCTGAACCGCCGGCACTTCCCGATCCCGGAACAGATCTACCGGCGCCTCTGA
- a CDS encoding alkaline phosphatase family protein — protein sequence MKQRRLGVFVMIDALGFRFLREHEFLPELDFRVGLRTVLGDSGACQPTLLTGRLPHAHGHAAMFQRANGTTPLAVARRYAWLPPIVRDDPRIRRRIHARVADRIDADFSLYECPTRLLPEFDLAAHGRMFEPGSVRRGTNIFDRFRELGIRYRHYDSRTPEEQNILRSEDDLRSGDVEMLFLYLPALDGLLHEHGTAGDPVFTHLAWYEDRIRRLREIAEETAEEVELFVFSDHGMSDVHGAIALVPEIERVFGRNGGRYLAFYDWTMARFWSDDPGLLEDLRAALGDRHDGRCIHEDEKAELGIAFEDRSQGDLHFVVDEGLLIVPSYMGRTMLAGMHGYHPDAVDADACLLGNFSPSLDPTHIRHVYDLMDATAGRLVGERV from the coding sequence ATGAAGCAGCGACGACTTGGCGTGTTCGTGATGATCGATGCGCTGGGCTTCCGATTCCTGCGCGAACACGAGTTCTTGCCGGAGTTGGACTTCCGGGTGGGATTGCGCACCGTCCTCGGCGATTCCGGCGCCTGCCAGCCGACACTGCTCACCGGCCGCCTTCCCCACGCGCACGGCCATGCTGCGATGTTCCAGCGGGCGAACGGCACCACTCCGCTCGCCGTTGCCAGGCGCTACGCCTGGTTGCCGCCGATCGTCCGCGACGACCCCCGCATCCGCCGTCGTATCCACGCGAGGGTCGCCGACCGGATCGACGCCGACTTCTCGCTCTACGAGTGTCCGACGCGCCTGCTGCCCGAGTTCGATCTGGCCGCGCACGGCCGCATGTTCGAGCCCGGCAGCGTGCGCCGAGGGACGAACATCTTCGATCGATTCCGCGAACTGGGAATCCGGTACCGGCACTACGACTCGAGGACCCCGGAGGAGCAGAACATCCTCCGGTCCGAGGACGACCTGCGGTCCGGCGACGTCGAGATGCTCTTCCTGTACCTCCCGGCGCTCGACGGTCTCCTGCACGAGCACGGGACGGCCGGCGACCCGGTGTTCACACACCTCGCATGGTACGAGGACCGGATCCGGCGACTGCGGGAGATCGCCGAGGAAACGGCCGAAGAGGTCGAGCTGTTCGTCTTCAGTGACCACGGCATGAGCGACGTGCACGGCGCGATCGCCCTGGTCCCCGAGATCGAGCGGGTCTTCGGGCGCAACGGCGGTCGCTACCTCGCCTTCTACGACTGGACCATGGCTCGGTTCTGGAGCGACGACCCCGGTCTGCTCGAAGACCTGCGGGCCGCACTGGGCGATCGGCACGATGGGCGCTGCATCCACGAGGACGAGAAGGCGGAACTGGGGATCGCCTTCGAGGACCGCAGCCAGGGCGACCTCCACTTCGTGGTCGACGAAGGCCTTCTGATCGTTCCCAGCTACATGGGGCGTACCATGTTGGCCGGCATGCACGGTTACCACCCCGACGCGGTCGACGCCGATGCGTGTCTACTCGGGAACTTCTCGCCGTCGCTCGATCCGACCCACATCCGCCATGTCTACGACCTGATGGACGCCACGGCGGGCCGGCTGGTCGGGGAACGCGTGTGA